ACGGGTGGTATTTATGCACGCTGGCAATCAATTCTTCATATAGTTTTTCGGGGCTCTCAAACTCTTTCATTTGTTTGATGCTGTCCTCTTCTTCTCTTACCTTTTTTTCTAATTCTTCTGATGAAATATCTGCCATGTACATCACCTACTTTATCCGTCATTTTTTGTATTTAACTATTATATTTTATTTTTTTGTAAAATGCAACGTCTGTTTGTCATATCAAGGACATAACGACGCATTTTTTTGCCCTCCCGATGTACCTCCTCTAAAAATTGAAATCCCAGCTTTTGGGCGACATGGATTGACGCTATGTTTTCCGGTTCAATCAGACAATTCACGCGTTCAAACCCTAACTCTTCTTTTTCAATGAAAGACAGAATTCCTTCACAAACTTCTGTCGCATAACCCCTTCCCCAAAAAGGTGTCCCGATTGCGTATCCTAGTTCCACCTCTCCATCAAAGTCATCCCTTTGCTCAAAACCGGCACGTCCGACAAGTTTCCCGCTTTCTTTTTCAAAGACTAACCACATTCCAAACCCATAATACCGGTACATGCAATCGATATAGGCTTTTTGATATTTTTTCTCTTCTTCGTACGGATAAAGTCCTTCCATATAATCTGTCATTCCGTCATACTGATACAGTTCAAACAAATCATCCAAATCGTTCATTTCAAACTCGCGTACCAGAAGTCTTGCGGTCGTAAAAATTGTCCATGGAATTCCATGCTGCCGTTCAAATCTTTTTTCAAAAAAATCTGGTTCAAGGTCGCTTAGGTTCTCGACAACCGTATCGGTTCCTGCTAAAAATTCATCCGTCCCCGGCGGCAGATAGCCGACCCGCGCCATTCCAAGCCCCCTTGCCTGCAGCAGGTGTTCTTCCTGATTTGACAGCAACAGGGCATCCGACGCATTTATCTTTTTTCCCTGTAAAAAAGTGGTCAGATCTCCGACGCCACTCCATTGTTCGATGCGGTAAGTCGACGCTAACTTCGTATAGAAAAATCGGATGGGTGAGATGCCACTTTCCTCTGTTTCACATGACTGGATGGGTGAGGCGCCACTTTCTTCTGTTTCACTTGACTGGATGGGTAAAGCGCCACTTTCTTCTATTTCACTTGACTGGATGGGTCTTGTCCCGCCTTCTGTTTTTGCAATCTCATCAGGTGCTGTTTTTATATTGATTACAATTGTAGTTAATTTTTCTCTCATCACTCACCATCCCAAAACAGCTCGTCTAATGTCTTATCAAGTGCATGACATATCGCAAGGCAAAGTTTAATGGATGGGTTATAGTCCCCTTTTTCAATCGCATTGATTGTCTGCCTTGATACCCCCACCACGTCTGCCAAAAGCTGCTGGGACATATCTTTTGCGGCTCTGGCTGCTTTTAATTTCAAATTTTTCATGGCTGTTTCCTACCTATTCCATTTCACTCTTCTTATTTTTCCATGCAAGTACTACACATAATCCAAGGAACATAATTCCAATGAAAAGGTTCAAGATACAGTTGTTGATTTTTCCATCCTGTATGGCTTCTCCTTCTATAATGTGCTGCATGCCAAGAACCGTATTCATAAGCCCTACCGCTCCGAATAAAATATAAAATTTCTTTGGCTGGTCATTCATAGACATATATGCATCTTTCATAATGCAATAAGCTGCAAACACAAAAATTCCCAAACAGATTCCAAGAAGCATTCCGACTAATGTCTCACACCACACAATTCCTGTCATTGATTCCAAAGCTCCATACAATAAAAAGTAGATTATCATTGTAAAAAATCCTGCTTTAAATCCTTTTCCCCGCTCAATCTCCTGTCTCTCATCATACTGACAATTTGACAATTCTCCGTCTGCTACTTTCTTCGCAATCAATGATAAAATAAAAACAATAACGGCAATTCCAATAAATGCAAAAATATAATTTCCCATGTTTCTCCTCCTGTATATCAGCAAACATCTTTATCGCCTGCTGCTTCACTTTTTGCTTCCATCGTGTAATAACTGCAACCCGACTTCCGTTATCTTGATTCTAAATGTCAGACGATATTTTGTCAAGTATATTTTACATTTCATAATATACTTATATATCTTAATTTTGAAGTTAGTAATGAAACAGTCATCCATGGAGCATCTAGGAGATCATTTGTATTCTGTGTGCACCGGGCTTGACCGCGACACGGTGGAATTAATGAGCATCTACGCAGGTCATTGGTATTCTGCGCGCGCCCTGTCCCTATCTATATTGGGCTATCAGACATGGCGCTTTTACTTTTTCACGTCCGTGCATGCCTTGACCGTGAAAGAAGCCAAAAGGCACGCGCAGTATCCTGATAATTTTGAGAATTAGCGGTGCCTTTTGTTAAAAATAGGGCTTCCGGCATGCAAATTGAACCGATAAAAGGCGTGCCTCATGGTTCATTTTTGCAATTAGGCATGTTAATTTCTGAACATATTCCCCATGATGTACATGCCTTTTTGCTTCAAATGCCTTGTAGGCACGCCCTCCGCGCAAAATTTTCCATGTAACGCACATGCCTAATGTCCATTTTTATCCATAAGGCATGTAATTTTCCAAATAAAATGAATCCACAGCATTGACGCAAAAAAGGTTGTATACATTCTCTGTGGCTAAGTTATTTAGCCCAAACTATGGACGTAAAATCGTCACTCTATATTATTTTGAGCTTTATAAATATGCACATTCGTGCGTGATATAATAAAGAACGACCCTGTACCAAGCTGTCGCTTCAATACATGGTCGTTCTATTTCATACACCTATACTACTTTTCCCATATTCTACTTCGCATATATATATTATTTTATATTCTGTTTGCATATCAATCCACTTCGTATACATACTACTTCATATTCTGCTTTGCATATCAATCTACTTCGCATATATTCTGCTTCATATTCTGCTTTGCATCCCAATCCACTTCATATATCTGTCCTAATTCACAGACAACTACTACACAATAAACTCAATCTATTTGTTATTGGTGCTGATATATCCTTTTTCGGCATCTACCGTTACATATGCGCCGGATTTTAAAATACCCAAAGCATTTTCAGCTCTAATGATAACAGGGATGTCAAGGCTTAATCCGGCAATTGCAGCGTGGCAGGTTTCATTGTCTGCCTCCACAACAAGTGCGGATGCCTGGCGAATCTGCTCCATCATCTCATTGCAGGTATCGCTTGCGACAATAATGTCACCTGGTCTGAAGTTCTTGCGTAATTCTTCCACGGAAGTAGCTACGCAAAGATTTCCAGATGCAACCTTATCATTCATTCCGCATCCATTTACAAGAATATGACCTGCTACCTGAACCTTTACAATGTTGGTTGTTCCGGAAACCCCAAGCGGAACACCTGCTGTTAAGATAACAACATCGCCTTTTGAAATGACACCGGCTTCAACAGAAGCATCCACTGCATGGTCAAATAATACCGTTGTATCATCTTTTTCTTCCAGTAATAATGGAGTAACGCCCCAGCAAAGGTTTAACTGACGGTATACTTTCTTTGTCAGGCAACCACCGACAATCTCACAGGATGGTCTGTATTTTGAAACCATCTGCGCAGTACGTCCTGATTTTGTAACGGTGATGATGGCAGTTGCATTCATATCAACGGACATCGTACAGGTTGCATGGGAAATTGCATTTGTCGTGTCTGGATTCATCATCAATCGAAGCTGTCTTAAACGTGCAGCGTAATCGATTTCGCTCTCTGTTCGAACTGCAATACGTGCCATCGTTTTTACTGCTTCCACAGGATATGCACCTGCTGCCGTCTCACCGGACAACATGATTGCACTTGTACCATCAAAAATTGCATTTGCAACGTCTGTTGCTTCCGCTCTTGTCGGTCTTGGATTCTTAATCATGGAATCTAACATCTGAGTTGCTGTGATAACCTGTTTTCCGGCATTGCATACCTTCTTGATAATCATTTTCTGAATCAAAGGTACTTCTTCAATCGGAATCTCAACGCCCATATCACCACGGGCAACCATGATTCCGTCGGACACTCTGATAATCTCATCAATATTCTGCACACCCTGCATATTTTCAATTTTAGAAATAATCTTGATGTCACTTCCGCCATGCTCTCTTAAAATTTTACGAATCTGCATAACATCGTCTGCGCAACGTACAAAGGAAGCAGCGATAAAATCATAATCCTGCTCTACTGCAAACACGATATCACTGTAATCTTTTTCACTGATATAAGGCATTGTTAAGTTAACATCCGGTACATTGACACCTTTGCGGTTTGAGATTGTACCACCGTTTAAAACACGACACACAATATCATATTCCTGCTCTGCTTTACCTTCAAACGCATTTACAGCGGTAACTTCTAACTCAACAAGACCATCATCAATCAAGATACGATTGCCCGGTTTTACGTCATCTGCAAGACCTCTATAAGTAATCGTAACACGTGTCTCATCACCCTTGATATCTTCCGTTGTCAAAGTAAAGGTCTGGTCTTTCACTAGCTCTACTTTTCCATTTGCAAATTCCTTTAATCGAATCTCAGGTCCCTTTGTATCCAATAACGCTGCCACCGGGCGATGTAATTCTTCCCGGAGTTTTCGCAATTTTTCAAGACGCACTAACTGTTCCTCATGGGTTCCATGGGAAAAGTTAAATCGGGCAATATCCATTCCCTCTTCGATTATAGTTCTTAAAACTCCATCTTTATCTGTTGATGGGCCTAATGTACAAATGATTTTTGTTTTTCTAGTAGTCATACCATTCACCTCATTTATTCTTTCTTAACTTAGGATATCCTAAATTACTGACTAACCTGTTGTTCCAATACAAAAACTCTATTTCAAATTAAAATACTTGTTATTGCTGTACCAAAACCTTATTTCTTAGTCAAGGTATCTGTTATTGCTGTATAAAACTCTATTTCTTAATCAAGGTACCTGCTCCCGGATGAACGGATGCATCATCCTTGTGCAGATTTGTAATTAAAACGGACTTGATTGCGGAATCCCCAATGAAATTAATTGCTGCCTCAATCTTTGGCTTCATTGTTCCTTCTTCAAACTGTCCCTGCTCTAAATATTCGCGAGCCTGAGCAACCGTTAATGTATTCAGTGGCTGCTCCTGATCGGTACCGTAATTCAGGCTGACATGATCTACACTTGTTAAAATAACTAACATGTCCGCATCTAAAAGCTCTGCCAGCTTTCCTGCTGCAAGATCCTTCTCGATAACCGCACTTGCTCCTTTTAAATGGTTATCCTGTGCCAATACCGGGATTCCACCGCCTCCGCAGGCAATGACAACCTGATCTGCATCGCTTAACGCACGGATTGCGTCAATCTCTACGATATCCATTGGCTTTGGTGCTGCAACAATACGGCGGTAACCATTTTCTACCTTCACTACATGGTTGCCTTTCTTCTCCTCAGCCTCTGCTTCCTCTTCATTCATCACACGCCCAATAATCTTACTTGGCTGGTAAAATGCCTCATCATAAGGATCTACCACAACCTGTGTCAATACGGTTGATACTGTCTTATAAATTCCTTTTCCTAAAAGTTCTGAATGAATTGCATTCTGTAAATCATATCCGATATATCCCTGACTCATCGCAGAACAAACAGACATTGGTGTTGCCGTATATTCTGGATAAATTCTGCAAAATTCTGACATTGCGGTATGAATCATTCCAACCTGAGGACCATTACTGTGTGTGATTACAACCTGATAATCATCACGAATAAACTCTGCAACCGCTTTTGCTGTATGCTTTGTAGCCTCCTGCTGCTCTGGCAGTGTTGTTCCTAATGCTTCATGTCCAAGCGCAATTACGATTTTTTTCTTCTTCATGTTCCATTCCTCCGTCTTTTGACAGAACAGAATATTGCAGTTTCATCTCTTAGCGTGTACGCATTTTCTCATTCTATTCTGTATTTCTGTCATTTTTATAAAAAGAAAATTTCACTTTTTATATGCTTATTTAATACTGTAATCTTACCATATTTTACATCTGTCTGGCAATGAAATTTGTACCAAAAAACCTTCGGAAAAATCTTACTTTTTCCGAAGGTTTTCACACATCTTTTTCTGTTTTTTGCTACCGTTCCCTATTATCTTGCCATCTTCTTTTTGGATACTGCAAAAATCAATGCTGCACCAGCAAAAAGAAGTGCCATCGATGCGAATGGAATTGCTTCATCCCCTGTATCCGGAGCTGCAGGTGTCATGTTTTCTTCACTGATTACAATGACATAGTCAGATGCATGTGAGAACTCTAAGCTGACCGTTCCATCATCTGAAATCTTTCCTGCATTCATGAATACTAATTTTCCGTTTGAATCATAATAAAACAGATTTCCGTATTTTCCCTTATACTCATTTCCGATATTGAAGCTTAAGCTTGCCTTGAAACCAAAGTCCCCATTGTATGCCAGTGAAATCTGTTTGGTCGGATTAGAGCCTGCAACAGCAGATACCACAGAATCCGGCACTACCTTTGTATCAAAGTTTACTTTCAAATCAATATCTTTTAAGTTTCCTGCTTTAATATCTTTTCCGTTGATAGTCCAGGAATAACCACCCATATCTAATACAATATCGATATCTTTTCCTTTTGCAGCCTCTAAAATTGCGGTTGGAACGACAGTTGCACCATCCATTGCGATTTTAACCGTCTTCACACCCGATTTAACTGCACTTGTAATTGTATTTACCTCAGATGAAATCTTTTCTGCTGGCATTGTAACCGGAACATAAGCAGAGGATGTCTCTCCTGTGGAACCGCCTGTCGTGGTACCCCCTGTTGAACCACTTGCTGTTCCACCATTTGTTGAGCCGCCTGATGATGAACCATTTACATATACACCTATTCCGTGGAAATACATTAATTTTACTGCAGTGAAAGTCTCACTGCCATCAATCTTTTTGTATGTATCTTTTCCACTTCCAATCCAGCTTCCCATCTCATCCCAGACAATGTCCTTATAATCTGCCATTTCACTTGGAAGTGTAAAGGTTGCTCCCTCGTCAAATCCCATATAGCAGCTTTCCCACGTACTATCGGATTCAATTTCAAACTGGGCAACGCAATTTTCAAAATCAGCTACATATCTGATGTAACTCCAGCTGCCACGTTCTACCCCGTCATTCTCCCAGCTTTTTACTTTTACAGCACCATTTAAGTCAACACCCTGATATGGATTGTTTTTTGGATTCTTGTACTGTTCCACTAGCTGTTCATCGCTTAATCCTTTATCTACCAAATATACTTCGTCGTAAATATCCGTATCTAAGGTACCTCTGTCATACTCTACATCCACGACTTCTTTTCCAGCATAGCATGCTCTTACATATACATCTGCATGGTTAAACTCTAACTGTCTATTGATATCATCTGCAGTTGTATCTGTCTCCCATTTTTCAAAGGCCACACCCGCTTCTGCCTGTCCTTCTCTTGTGAGATAACTACGAATTGTATCATCTGTAATTGCTTCATCCTGCGCGTAGGTGTAATCTACATCTTCTCTACAAAGATATCCATCTTTCACAGAGTCATAATGAACTGTCACTGTCTTCTTGTCATAAACCGGGCTGACACGCAGTCCGTACTGATTTGGCATTACCTTATAATCTGCTAAAGAACCCAAATCCTTTGTAACGTTTGTTGTTCCGTTCCACTCACTTGCATAGACATGCCAGTCTACAATGTTCATGCCGCCAACAGAAGCAGGAGCATTTCCAAGTTTTAACTGTTCTGGTGTAATATGTGAGAACAGCATAACGTCTTTCAAATCAACGTTGTACGAATTTCGTCCAATATATCCATTATCCGAACCCTGAAGGAAGCTGACATAGAAGCTGACATTCGTTGTCGGAATCACAACAGTTCCGCCCTCTCCCTGCTGTACGGTAAAGTAATAGCCATTAATACTTCCATGCGTTGTGTTCTGGCTATCCCACCGCATTCCATAAAGTCTCCATACAGTTGGATAAGTATCATTCGTAATTTCAAATTGTCCTGTATAAACATTAGAGTCTGCAGATACTCTGTTCAAATCAATCCAGGCATTAGAACTATTATCCTCTAACACAGTTTCAAACCATGCCTTCATTTTGTCCTCATAAGCCTTATCTGACTGAATTGTAACAGTCACATCTATCACAGTACCCGGATATAGCATTTTCTCCGGTGTGACTTCTTCTCCGTTCACCTTTAAGCTGATAGATTCATAAGCAGGAGACTCATCTGCGTAATCTGCTTTCTGATAGCTAAACCATTCATTTGAAAAACTAACGCCATCTGCCGGTGTTACTTCCACAATCGAGCCATCTGTCATTTTTGCAAAAATATGAGACAAACGGAATGTTTCCAGGCTCAACCCGTTTTTAAGCTTATAAGAGGAGACATAACCATTTCCATTATATCCCTCTGATACTTTGTAAAAGTTCACATCATCGATAACAGTTCCATTATCACCATCAAATCTGGCATAGAACTGCTCCACATTTGTATCATCGGACACTGTCATCTTTGTATAGAAGTTAACCGATGTTCCTGTTAAGGTCTGTCCCTCTATTGCCTCAGAAGCGGCCCAGTCCTTATAAAGGCCAACCGATGTTGTCTTAATTTCGGTTGTTCCCATTGTGCCCAGGGTGAAGCTTACTTTATTTTTAAAATTAGCTAAAGTCTCTCCCCGGCTGGCATCTACATAAATGAATGCACTGTCATCTGCTGAATTCTCCCTTGCATCCCTTACATAAAGCTTTCTCAAGCATAAGGTTCCCGCATTCCGGTAATTCAGAAGTGAGACTGTTCCCTCGTAAGTCTTATCTCCCGTCTTATCCAGGCTCACATACTGGGAATCTGATGCAAGATTTCCGGCTTCATCCGCATAGGTTACATTCGCTCCAACACTCGTAACCCCTGTCTGTGCATCGTAAGCCGTTACCCTGATTGTCACAGAATCATTGGTTGTCGGTGATTCTACCGACGGAATGAGTTCCACGCTTTCAATCACTGGTGGATTCACATCAAAAGTTCCATCTTCCGCGAAAACAGTTGCTGTATTGAAGTTAGAACAAGCAAATACAGCTGCTAACGCAATTGCGATTCCTCTTCGGAATCTGTCTCTTATCGATTTCCTTTTCATTCACTCTTCTCCTTTGTTTTTTCTGCACGAAGCAGTTACTTCTATTATAGTAGATGTAAAATTTTTCTACTTTCCCGTTTTTGCGGTATTTCATCCCGTTTTCGCCATTCGTCGTAATAACGTGTTAAAGTAAAGAGACCGATACGCAAAATCCGCGCATCGGTCTCTTATATCGATTTTATTTTATTTTTAAAATCAAATCACGATTATTCAGCAACCTGAACTTTTACAAGGTTCGTTGTACCGGAAACACCAAGTGGAACACCTGCTGTTACAACTACAACATCATCTTTTTCTACTGCTCCAGCTTTTACTGCTGCTTCTACAGCGTAATCGAATAATTCATGAGCGTCTTCTTTCTCCTCTAAGAGAAGTGGAACAACACCCCATCCGATATTTAACTGACGATAAACTTTTTCTGTTAAGCA
This genomic window from Roseburia sp. 831b contains:
- the arcC gene encoding carbamate kinase, with protein sequence MKKKKIVIALGHEALGTTLPEQQEATKHTAKAVAEFIRDDYQVVITHSNGPQVGMIHTAMSEFCRIYPEYTATPMSVCSAMSQGYIGYDLQNAIHSELLGKGIYKTVSTVLTQVVVDPYDEAFYQPSKIIGRVMNEEEAEAEEKKGNHVVKVENGYRRIVAAPKPMDIVEIDAIRALSDADQVVIACGGGGIPVLAQDNHLKGASAVIEKDLAAGKLAELLDADMLVILTSVDHVSLNYGTDQEQPLNTLTVAQAREYLEQGQFEEGTMKPKIEAAINFIGDSAIKSVLITNLHKDDASVHPGAGTLIKK
- the pyk gene encoding pyruvate kinase produces the protein MTTRKTKIICTLGPSTDKDGVLRTIIEEGMDIARFNFSHGTHEEQLVRLEKLRKLREELHRPVAALLDTKGPEIRLKEFANGKVELVKDQTFTLTTEDIKGDETRVTITYRGLADDVKPGNRILIDDGLVELEVTAVNAFEGKAEQEYDIVCRVLNGGTISNRKGVNVPDVNLTMPYISEKDYSDIVFAVEQDYDFIAASFVRCADDVMQIRKILREHGGSDIKIISKIENMQGVQNIDEIIRVSDGIMVARGDMGVEIPIEEVPLIQKMIIKKVCNAGKQVITATQMLDSMIKNPRPTRAEATDVANAIFDGTSAIMLSGETAAGAYPVEAVKTMARIAVRTESEIDYAARLRQLRLMMNPDTTNAISHATCTMSVDMNATAIITVTKSGRTAQMVSKYRPSCEIVGGCLTKKVYRQLNLCWGVTPLLLEEKDDTTVLFDHAVDASVEAGVISKGDVVILTAGVPLGVSGTTNIVKVQVAGHILVNGCGMNDKVASGNLCVATSVEELRKNFRPGDIIVASDTCNEMMEQIRQASALVVEADNETCHAAIAGLSLDIPVIIRAENALGILKSGAYVTVDAEKGYISTNNK
- a CDS encoding helix-turn-helix transcriptional regulator gives rise to the protein MKNLKLKAARAAKDMSQQLLADVVGVSRQTINAIEKGDYNPSIKLCLAICHALDKTLDELFWDGE
- a CDS encoding GNAT family N-acetyltransferase produces the protein MREKLTTIVINIKTAPDEIAKTEGGTRPIQSSEIEESGALPIQSSETEESGASPIQSCETEESGISPIRFFYTKLASTYRIEQWSGVGDLTTFLQGKKINASDALLLSNQEEHLLQARGLGMARVGYLPPGTDEFLAGTDTVVENLSDLEPDFFEKRFERQHGIPWTIFTTARLLVREFEMNDLDDLFELYQYDGMTDYMEGLYPYEEEKKYQKAYIDCMYRYYGFGMWLVFEKESGKLVGRAGFEQRDDFDGEVELGYAIGTPFWGRGYATEVCEGILSFIEKEELGFERVNCLIEPENIASIHVAQKLGFQFLEEVHREGKKMRRYVLDMTNRRCILQKNKI